From one Anabas testudineus chromosome 21, fAnaTes1.2, whole genome shotgun sequence genomic stretch:
- the akap11 gene encoding A-kinase anchor protein 11 isoform X2 — protein sequence MDACARIRGVPVRSRASVRKETVRDSGAQCVKSLFRNKKELCSIGLELPNRDTTRLTEIHFVCLPGQCEGDEVTQQALSSLTGGLCELLRSVHIHGLKNDEVLLLKDLRRLTEPKDAGTQCWLKAVCVLRHNPSTQVSVASSLGLLGCYTAGVRYALELQALQRGTAEPSHPEEDDTNQSVSSIEDDFVTALEHLEEDDTGDNPSATSHRHFKKRDVASQTVPAHKRRKELSGSRVIISSSSKKYSGRSGPGVSVTVQTSSGIESQWTYCSPGARLPSPLIHASESEESDCSSPSPIIFLDEVGYQKSLLAKLDIPQVPGGPRERVEDSDSEVSEFFDSFDQFDDLDELSSESCTLTLPLDAISVPTTQKKSTESGTTGPASKYVSRGCSTKGMNPHRFDQPTLPASVKKPTPLKPGSPYTLQSDALDPPRLVQTPSEENGGPLFSPVSSSAFSPLVDSSGPLEYFWKTDEEGQDSSELRKPQHLCSLYKTYSDFASSLSKEILGSVCGYQSAVDINDNKNLSCVCHKEFKNPSGYLMKLSEIQETVTVTKLQKTSQSLKDGIQRFATDLVEMSLGSALRDLQKGVSSCTTTLCHLAARLTSSVFQMAFHEIGMRRAYVLKERAINGLAGFLVGEAVSGALKEFLTVKKQIFHNTVTRFAADLAEELVFEGIMEVCQFSHPSTPLTPSDWSFGHGQEEEEEVVSSYASDLSESVIQEAFIELSQADVAFTSQAAISVSLDNICYVSAENMSTCSTFANQQVLSASSAAAVPGPSGEDGTCTVKKALFTVSGMASCIPVPQAGQALSYLQDSEETCQYKSCSSHTPQTSPKRVPVSSSDTATSSQMHLYSHGTQTPITGGDSSQGKAPFQNFSGNMVDKIVTEACELITTSKMKKSFGDCADFFTKTIKSQRGSSSNEEMVNYEAQDSPSNQAAGRECFRYEFLRKGGSVQQTTDLNTPHISFHTGSQSQGRVCCEFDPTSRGVVETLPVMMHTLDVPGTEIGGQRSLSVAGDDSEPSSGQKSGGTPGTPPSTPQQPCEVSKEKQIKQFSKKLKSKLSKEFSPATPPPTPHYQSESGPGAEDISPEADKAEFMLKLMRSLSEEADGDEDEELAEEGGVAGTNGTNCLETGCGRHELNQMSARRMSNKEALHYAERLACHIVSMATEMDTLGVAEEEGELQKGSERRRDSVAQFSEQTLNTLWVYAGEVAGEVINDVKRMVGSGQRCPYHRALGRRSLDRSSSECLHHHHHQPHPRTDGNRDWRVGRLAEQWSNDLIASVFRSPTSTSSTSSSSSSGLSSEYPSCESVTDEYAGYLIRVLKKEGGSRELVLDQYASRLAYRSIKQGLAHASRKIKQRSSNTRLYSSKSLPDEWKASGSEASSSKDTNESVVCPSGADARCCCRDSEEQGQRDYTDLVNFAESLAYNITCDVTRKLHHSSVRLPKSLTDSCLYKKSKLEDMTENLIRNSFSCPLLSKKGRRGHYHSTGSLYDGGYTSRVMQVIEHYARKIVDDTLKMSLASIGLSSREHQVAQGYERHSHTQRLSERASVGQALGERTCRYCQVQECPYCIKLSRHHHQPVLQSRKRGECQARGVRLSSLEIPKIHIDLDHRAVFAEEMVSMAMETAKRELSNTSLNADSGIGHEGTSYAESLTAEIMTSALPNICQAANISSPGRETTESTVSQQLSVGDDSLGSWSNLSFEDEHLDDNSSFLHLSDSNGNSSSWSSLGLEGEACEERMSFSPSDSDNTEDKETEVKEESSGTLCVDRTQLQAPRTALLIANSDVRDLGRGPQHLTLDPQLRSMLQWAAASMADIPQILLSPDRELQQLPAVVQRLRERKWRVGDLLHMLLRYCEESQTQSQSQAREEALQAARDPQRIPLFQWLLEQA from the exons ATGGATGCTTGTGCCCGTATCAGAGGAGTCCCAGTGAGGTCCAGAGCCTCAGTCCGGAAAGAG actgTGCGTGACAGCGGGGCGCAGTGTGTGAAGAGTCTcttcagaaataaaaaggagttGTGCAGCATTGGCCTTGAGCTGCCAAACAGAGACACCACCAGACTGACAGAG attcactttgtatgtttgccTGGTCAGTGTGAAGGAGATGAAGTGACCCAACAG GCTCTGTCGTCTCTGACAGGGGGGCTGTGTGAGCTTCTCAGGTCCGTCCACATTCATGGCCTGAAAAACGATGAAGTCCTGCTTCTCAAAGACTTGCGCAGGCTGACAGAGCCCAAGGACGCTGGGACTCAG TGTTGGCTAAAGGCTGTGTGTGTCCTGAGGCATAATCCCAGCACTCAGGTCAGTGTGGCATCTTCACTGGGCTTGTTAGGGTGCTACACAGCGGGTGTCCGCTATGCTTTGGAGCTCCAAGCGCTTCAGAGGGGAACAGCTGAGCCTAGTCATCCAGAGGAAGACGACACCAATCAGTCAGTGTCATCCATCGAGGATGACTTTGTCACAGCCTTGGAGCATCTAGAGGAGGATGACACAGGAGACAATCCCT CTGCAACTTCCCATCGCCATTTTAAAAAGCGTGATGTGGCATCACAGACGGTGCCAGCTcacaagagaagaaaggaaTTATCAGGCTCCCGTGTTATCATAAGCTCATCTTCGAAGAAGTATTCTGGCAGGTCAGGTCCAGGTGTATCTGTCACAGTCCAGACCTCTTCTGGTATTGAATCCCAGTGGACTTACTGTAGTCCTGGAGCTCGTCTCCCGTCGCCATTGATTCATGCCAGCGAATCAGAAGAGTCAGACTGCTCCAGCCCTAGCCCTATCATTTTTCTAGATGAGGTCGGCTACCAGAAGAGCCTTTTGGCCAAGTTGGACATCCCCCAGGTTCCAGGGGGCCCCAGAGAGCGAGTTGAAGACTCAGACTCTGAAGTCAGCGAATTTTTTGACAGTTTTGACCAGTTTGATGACCTGGATGAGCTTAGCTCAGAGAGCTGCACTCTGACATTGCCTCTAGACGCCATCAGTGTCCCAACAACACAGAAGAAGTCCACTGAGTCTGGTACCACTGGGCCAGCATCTAAATATGTTTCTAGGGGCTGCTCAACCAAGGGCATGAATCCTCACCGCTTTGACCAACCCACTCTCCCAGCCAGTGTGAAAAAACCCACTCCTCTCAAACCAGGCTCACCATatacacttcagtctgatgcaCTTGATCCCCCTAGACTGGTGCAGACCCCCTCTGAGGAGAATGGTGGCCCACTCTTCAGTCCTGTAAGCTCCTCAGCCTTCAGCCCTCTGGTGGACTCTAGTGGACCACTAGAATACTTCTGGAAGACTGATGAGGAGGGACAGGACAGCTCAGAGTTACGTAAACCCCAGCATCTCTGCTCTTTGTATAAGACTTACTCAGACTTTGCCAGCAGTCTGTCCAAAGAAATTTTGGGATCTGTGTGTGGCTACCAGTCTGCTGTtgacatcaatgacaacaagaACCTCAGCTGTGTCTGCCACAAGGAATTCAAGAACCCTTCGGGCTACCTGATGAAGCTCTCTGAAATACAAGAGACTGTAACAGTGACCAAGCTGCAGAAGACATCCCAGTCTCTCAAGGATGGCATTCAGAGGTTTGCCACTGATTTGGTGGAAATGAGCCTGGGCAGTGCCTTGCGAGATCTCCAGAAAGGTGTATCCTCTTGTACCACAACTTTGTGTCATCTAGCTGCCAGGCTCACCTCCTCAGTGTTTCAGATGGCCTTTCATGAGATTGGCATGCGCCGTGCCTATGTGTTAAAGGAACGAGCAATCAATGGATTAGCTGGTTTCCTCGTCGGAGAGGCAGTGTCTGGGGCACTGAAAGAGTTCCtgacagtgaaaaaacaaattttcCACAATACAGTGACACGGTTTGCTGCTGATCTGGCTGAAGAGCTTGTGTTTGAAGGCATAATGGAAGTATGTCAGTTCTCCCACCCCTCAACCCCTCTCACCCCGAGTGATTGGTCCTTTGGTCATggacaagaggaagaggaggaagtggttTCCTCTTATGCTTCTGACTTGTCTGAATCTGTCATCCAGGAAGCCTTCATAGAGCTCTCTCAGGCTGACGTTGCCTTCACTAGCCAAGCAGCTATTAGTGTGTCTCTAGACAACATCTGTTACGTCAGCGCAGAGAACATGAGCACCTGCAGTACCTTTGCGAACCAGCAGGTTTTAAGTGCcagctcagctgcagcagttccAGGGCCCTCAGGAGAGGATGGTACCTGCACAGTGAAGAAAGCCCTGTTCACTGTGTCAGGCATGGCTAGCTGTATTCCTGTGCCCCAAGCAGGCCAAGCCCTCTCTTATCTCCAGGATTCGGAGGAGACTTGTCAGTATAAATCCTGCTCATCACATACCCCCCAGACTAGCCCTAAAAGAGTACCTGTATCTTCCTCTGACACCGCCACATCTTCACAAATGCACCTTTACAGTCATGGTACTCAGACCCCCATAACTGGAGGAGACTCCTCCCAAGGAAAGGCCCCATTCCAAAACTTCTCTGGCAACATGGTGGATAAGATAGTAACTGAGGCTTGTGAACTGATAACTACTTCTAAAATGAAGAAGAGTTTTGGTGACTGTGCTGATTTCTTTACAAAGACAATCAAAAGCCAAAGGGGGTCTTCCTCTAATGAGGAGATGGTAAATTATGAAGCCCAAGATTCCCCATCAAATCAGGCAGCTGGCAGGGAGTGTTTCAGATATGAATTTTTAAGGAAGGGTGGCTCTGTTCAGCAAACAACAGACCTTAACACTCCTCACATTTCCTTCCACACAGGCTCTCAAAGCCAGGGAAGAGTCTGCTGTGAGTTTGACCCTACGTCTAGAGGTGTGGTTGAAACACTTCCTGTAATGATGCACACGCTTGATGTGCCGGGCACTGAGATAGGCGGACAACGGAGTTTATCTGTTGCTGGGGATGACTCAGAACCGAGTTCTGGTCAGAAATCTGGTGGGACTCCCGGAACCCCTCCCTCTACCCCTCAACAGCCCTGTGAGGTGTCCAAGgagaaacagataaaacagtttTCCAAAAAGCTGAAAAGCAAGCTGTCCAAGGAATTTTCCCCTGCTACCCCCCCTCCTACCCCTCACTATCAGTCTGAATCTGGCCCTGGGGCGGAAGACATCAGCCCTGAGGCAGACAAGGCCGAGTTCATGCTCAAACTGATGCGCTCTCTCTCTGAGGAAGCAGATggtgatgaggatgaagaatTGGCTGAAGAAGGTGGTGTTGCTGGCACTAACGGCACTAACTGTTTAGAGACAGGGTGTGGCCGCCATGAACTTAACCAGATGTCAGCTCGCAGAATGTCTAACAAGGAAGCTCTTCACTATGCTGAACGGTTGGCTTGTCACAttgtctccatggcaacagagaTGGACACCTTAGGGGtggcagaggaagagggagagttACAAAAGGGcagtgagagaaggagagacagtGTGGCTCAGTTTTCAGAACAGACTCTGAATACCTTGTGGGTGTATGCAGGGGAGGTAGCGGGAGAAGTCATCAATGATGTGAAGCGGATGGTGGGCTCTGGACAGCGGTGTCCATACCACAGAGCTCTTGGAAGAAGAAGCTTGGACAGATCTAGCTCTGAATGTTtgcatcaccaccaccaccagcctcATCCCCGTACAGATGGGAACAGAGACTGGAGGGTAGGGAGACTGGCTGAGCAGTGGTCTAACGACCTGATAGCATCTGTCTTCCGGTCTCCCACATCCACTTCAAGCACCAGCTCCAGTTCCAGCTCCGGTCTGTCCTCAGAGTATCCCAGCTGTGAGAGTGTGACAGATGAATATGCTGGCTACCTTATCAGGGTACTGAAAAAAGAGGGAGGAAGTAGGGAGTTGGTCCTAGACCAGTATGCAAGTCGATTGGCCTACCGCTCCATAAAGCAAGGCTTGGCTCATGCCAGTCGCAAGATCAAGCAGAGATCATCTAACACCCGTCTTTACTCCTCCAAGTCACTGCCAGATGAATGGAAAGCTTCTGGTAGCGAGGCTTCGTCATCCAAAGACACAAATGAGTCTGTGGTTTGTCCCTCAGGTGCTGATGCTCGGTGTTGTTGCAGGGATTCAGAAGAACAGGGTCAGAGGGATTACACGGATCTGGTCAACTTTGCAGAGTCTTTAGCTTACAACATCACCTGTGATGTAACACGCAAGCTGCATCATTCTTCTGTACGACTGCCTAAATCTCTCACCGACTCCTGTCTTTATAAGAAATCCAAGCTTGAAGATATGACTGAGAATCTCATTAGGAACTCCTTCTCCTGCCCCCTGTTGTCCAAGAAGGGTAGGAGAGGGCATTACCACAGTACAGGTAGCCTGTATGATGGAGGTTACACCAGTAGAGTGATGCAGGTCATTGAGCATTATGCCAGGAAAATAGTTGATGACACTCTCAAGATGAGCCTGGCATCAATTGGACTGTCATCCCGGGAGCATCAGGTGGCCCAAGGCTATGAAAGACACTCCCACACTCAGAGGCTGTCTGAGAGGGCATCAGTAGGCCAAGCCCTGGGGGAGAGGACATGTCGTTATTGTCAGGTGCAGGAGTGCCCTTACTGCATCAAACTCAGCAGGCACCACCACCAGCCTGTCTTACAGAGTAGGAAAAGGGGGGAATGTCAAGCAAGGGGTGTGCGGCTCTCCAGCCTAGAGATACCCAAGATCCACATTGATCTGGACCACAGGGCAGTGTTTGCTGAGGAGATGGTGTCCATGGCGATGGAAACAGCCAAACGGGAACTGAGCAACACGAGCCTCAATGCAGACAGTGGCATTGGCCATGAAGGAACCAGCTACGCTGAGAGCCTGACTGCTGAGATCATGACGTCAGCCCTGCCCAACATCTGCCAGGCTGCAAACATCAG CTCTCCAGGTAGAGAAACCACAGAGTCCACTGTGTCGCAGCAGTTGAGTGTAGGAGATGATAGTCTGGGCAGCTGGTCTAACTTGAGCTTTGAGGACGAGCACCTTGACgacaacagcagcttccttcaccTCAGTGACAG CAATGGGAACAGCAGTAGCTGGAGCAGTTTGGGCCTGGAGGGGGAGGCGTGTGAGGAGCGCATGTCGTTCTCCCCCTCTGACAG TGACAATACAGAGGACAAGGAGACTGAGGTCAAAGAGGAATCCAGTG ggACTCTCTGTGTGGACAGGACTCAACTGCAGGCTCCCAGGACTGCTCTGCTCATAGCGAACTCTGATGTCAGGGACCTAGGGCGCGGCCCTCAACACTTGACCCTCGACCCTCAGCTCCGGAGCATGCTGCAGTGGGCGGCAGCCTCCATGGCCGACATCCCCCAGATCCTGCTAAGTCCTGACAGAGAGCTCCAGCAG CTCCCAGCAGTGGTGCAAAGACTTCgagagaggaagtggagggTGGGAGATCTGCTGCACATGTTGCTGCGCTACTGTGAAGAGAGTCAGACGCAGAGTCAGTCCCAAGCCAGAGAGGAGGCACTGCAGGCGGCCAGAGATCCCCAACGCATCCCCCTGTTCCAGTGGCTGCTGGAGCAAGCCTAg